A window of the Lactobacillus amylovorus DSM 20531 genome harbors these coding sequences:
- a CDS encoding glycerol-3-phosphate acyltransferase translates to MTPIYATLIGYLFGNFLTAMVVGKIFLKINPTQYGSHNPGTANMGAVFGKKWGILTCLGDLLKSLIALFIVYFAFPGHINIAFAGLGLILGHCFPFWNHFQGGKGVAVAAQITVFYDWKAGFATLLVALVLTAIMQNLTIPPLVFMLLFSVYEFLQNQEAGIIFMVITLIMVFKFWKDIVDFFTGHGKKVDILYSIKKKLGIKSK, encoded by the coding sequence ATGACGCCTATTTATGCGACGCTGATCGGTTATCTCTTTGGTAATTTTCTGACTGCGATGGTTGTCGGAAAAATCTTTTTGAAAATAAATCCTACTCAATATGGTTCACATAATCCTGGAACAGCCAATATGGGTGCTGTTTTTGGTAAAAAATGGGGCATCTTAACATGTCTCGGTGATTTGCTTAAAAGCTTAATTGCCTTATTTATTGTTTACTTTGCTTTTCCAGGTCACATTAATATTGCTTTTGCCGGACTAGGCTTGATTTTAGGACATTGCTTCCCATTCTGGAATCATTTCCAAGGCGGCAAGGGAGTTGCGGTTGCAGCTCAGATCACAGTGTTCTATGATTGGAAGGCTGGTTTTGCGACATTGCTGGTGGCCCTCGTGCTGACAGCAATCATGCAAAATTTGACGATTCCGCCTTTAGTGTTTATGCTTTTATTCAGTGTTTATGAATTTCTGCAAAACCAAGAGGCAGGAATTATCTTCATGGTGATTACTTTAATCATGGTCTTCAAGTTTTGGAAGGATATTGTAGATTTCTTTACCGGACACGGCAAGAAGGTCGATATTTTATACTCGATCAAGAAGAAGCTGGGGATCAAGAGTAAGTAA
- a CDS encoding LCP family protein, whose translation MEKKRQYHPKSTRVQNHKYRKYHIWPRIVGLVVLAAVGAAIAYFTSVYFKTKNAVDKTYDPHTAVKTTGEFNGKKHFAVLLMGTDTGALDRTEKRGRTDTMILAVVNPAKKRYTLISIPRDTMAQMIGADSFQTEKINAAYEFGGAKMSMDSVSKLINVPIKYYAVVNMGGIMKMIRYVGGINIRPTLSFEYGGYIFKKGKLTHMGGAGALAYSRMRYDDPRGDYGRQERQRQVITTLIKKAISVSSLSNLDSILTSVSSNVRTNLPFSALQQIATNYRGCAKTSTSDYLHGYNAMIDDAAYQVQPTSELQRISNKVRTELGLEKETISNNETYQNKRNIAHGFSFKSGKTQDYHIYDYTGDDDN comes from the coding sequence ATGGAGAAAAAAAGACAATATCATCCGAAAAGCACGCGAGTGCAAAATCATAAATATCGAAAATACCACATTTGGCCGCGGATTGTTGGTTTAGTTGTGCTAGCTGCAGTTGGCGCAGCAATTGCGTACTTTACTTCTGTTTACTTTAAAACGAAGAATGCAGTTGATAAGACCTATGATCCCCATACTGCAGTGAAAACTACAGGTGAATTTAATGGAAAGAAACATTTTGCCGTTTTACTGATGGGTACGGATACCGGCGCCTTGGATAGAACGGAGAAGCGGGGTAGAACCGATACCATGATTTTAGCTGTAGTTAACCCTGCAAAGAAGCGCTACACGCTGATTTCTATTCCGCGTGATACGATGGCACAGATGATTGGTGCCGATTCTTTCCAAACTGAAAAGATCAATGCCGCGTATGAATTCGGCGGTGCCAAGATGTCAATGGACAGCGTTTCGAAATTGATTAATGTGCCGATTAAGTATTATGCCGTGGTTAACATGGGCGGAATCATGAAGATGATCCGTTATGTTGGTGGTATTAACATTCGGCCAACGCTCAGTTTTGAATATGGCGGTTATATCTTTAAGAAGGGTAAGTTAACGCACATGGGTGGTGCTGGTGCACTGGCCTATTCAAGAATGCGTTACGATGATCCACGAGGCGACTACGGCAGACAAGAAAGACAGCGTCAAGTTATTACGACTTTGATTAAAAAGGCTATCTCTGTCAGCTCGCTTTCAAACTTGGATTCAATCTTAACGTCAGTTTCAAGTAACGTGCGGACTAACTTGCCATTCAGCGCTTTGCAACAGATCGCGACGAATTATCGTGGCTGTGCCAAGACGTCTACTAGTGACTACTTGCACGGCTATAATGCGATGATCGACGATGCCGCATATCAAGTACAGCCAACCAGTGAATTGCAACGAATTTCTAATAAGGTTCGCACAGAACTAGGTCTTGAAAAAGAAACCATCAGCAATAACGAAACTTACCAAAATAAGCGCAATATTGCTCATGGCTTTAGTTTCAAGAGCGGTAAGACGCAAGACTACCATATTTATGACTACACGGGAGATGATGATAATTGA
- a CDS encoding aldose epimerase, with translation MQTIDDSLFQVSVDENGAMVAHLISVTDNYDYLGEEGTKEGTAIAFPVINHDNDWASKMPWTVVDKGDTRVSLTLIDTPESYKKFPYHFEVMTTYALEGNQVEITFFLKNSSHKEMPFSLGFVLPNNWPTEEGINKISLNNGKHEIDVASTDFKLNVEEDHVTAFIDEIKLEAESSKTFALNLTLK, from the coding sequence ATGCAAACAATTGATGATTCTCTCTTTCAAGTCTCTGTCGATGAGAATGGGGCCATGGTGGCCCACTTAATATCAGTAACTGATAATTATGATTATCTCGGCGAAGAAGGGACTAAAGAGGGTACGGCAATTGCTTTTCCAGTGATCAATCATGATAATGACTGGGCCAGCAAAATGCCTTGGACTGTCGTTGATAAAGGCGATACTCGAGTGAGTTTGACTTTAATTGATACACCGGAAAGCTATAAGAAATTCCCGTATCACTTTGAAGTGATGACTACATATGCCTTAGAGGGCAATCAAGTCGAGATAACCTTTTTTCTAAAGAACTCTTCGCATAAAGAAATGCCATTTTCATTAGGTTTTGTTCTACCAAATAATTGGCCTACTGAAGAGGGGATTAACAAAATTAGTTTAAATAATGGAAAACATGAAATTGATGTTGCTTCAACTGATTTTAAATTAAATGTAGAAGAAGATCATGTTACCGCATTTATTGATGAGATCAAGCTTGAAGCAGAAAGTAGCAAGACTTTTGCTTTAAACTTGACTTTGAAGTAA
- the pcp gene encoding pyroglutamyl-peptidase I: protein MKILVTGFDPFGGEKINPAIEAVKKLPDEIDGNQIIKLEVPTIFYQSAKVVKEAITKYQPDMVINVGQAGGRAAITPERIAINFQAGSTPDNSGKGPKEGKIEADGADGYFTQLPIKKMVTAMRKIGIPAEVSNSAGTYVCNHLFYEVQYMRAREFPNLKAGFIHIPFLPSQAKNGRRPSMNLSDMVEGLTASIKVAVAD, encoded by the coding sequence ATGAAAATCTTAGTAACTGGATTCGATCCTTTTGGCGGTGAAAAAATTAATCCGGCTATCGAAGCCGTAAAGAAGCTGCCAGATGAAATCGACGGCAATCAAATCATTAAACTAGAAGTACCGACGATTTTTTATCAAAGCGCCAAGGTAGTTAAAGAAGCAATAACAAAATATCAACCAGACATGGTCATCAACGTCGGCCAAGCAGGTGGCCGAGCTGCCATTACACCTGAAAGAATTGCCATTAATTTTCAAGCGGGCTCAACTCCCGATAATTCAGGCAAGGGTCCAAAAGAAGGCAAAATTGAAGCAGATGGTGCCGACGGTTACTTCACCCAATTGCCAATTAAAAAGATGGTCACTGCCATGAGAAAAATAGGCATCCCTGCCGAAGTTTCAAATTCCGCTGGCACGTACGTCTGCAACCACCTTTTCTACGAGGTGCAATACATGCGCGCACGCGAATTTCCTAACCTAAAAGCCGGCTTCATTCACATTCCATTTTTGCCTAGCCAAGCGAAAAATGGTCGTCGTCCATCCATGAATTTAAGTGATATGGTAGAAGGGCTAACCGCTTCCATTAAAGTGGCAGTAGCTGACTAA
- a CDS encoding 2,3-diphosphoglycerate-dependent phosphoglycerate mutase, producing the protein MSKLVLIRHGQSEWNLSNQFTGWVDVNLSEKGVEEAKKAGRLIKEHGLEFDQAYTSLLTRAIKTLHYALEESGQLWIPETKTWRLNERHYGALQGLNKKKTAEKYGDEQVHIWRRSYDVLPPAIDDDNKYSQAHDRRYANLDPHIVPKAENLHVCLDRVMPFWEDHIAPDLLDGKNVIIAAHGNSLRALTKYIENISDDDIMNLEMKTGEPVVYTFDENLDVVNKEKLDD; encoded by the coding sequence ATGTCAAAATTAGTTTTAATCCGTCACGGTCAAAGTGAATGGAACCTTTCAAACCAATTTACTGGTTGGGTTGACGTTAACCTTTCAGAAAAAGGTGTTGAAGAAGCTAAGAAGGCTGGTCGTTTAATCAAGGAACACGGTCTTGAATTTGACCAAGCTTACACTTCATTATTAACTCGTGCTATCAAGACTTTGCACTACGCACTTGAAGAAAGTGGCCAACTTTGGATTCCAGAAACTAAGACCTGGAGACTTAACGAACGTCACTACGGTGCTCTTCAAGGTTTGAACAAGAAGAAGACTGCTGAAAAGTACGGCGATGAACAAGTTCACATTTGGCGTCGTTCATACGATGTTTTGCCACCAGCTATTGATGACGACAACAAGTACAGCCAAGCTCACGACCGTCGTTACGCAAACTTGGACCCACACATCGTGCCTAAGGCAGAAAACTTACACGTATGTCTTGACCGTGTAATGCCATTCTGGGAAGATCACATTGCTCCAGACTTACTTGACGGCAAGAATGTAATTATCGCAGCTCACGGTAACTCACTTCGTGCTTTGACTAAGTACATCGAAAACATTTCTGACGACGACATCATGAACCTCGAAATGAAGACTGGTGAACCAGTTGTTTACACATTCGACGAAAACCTTGATGTTGTTAACAAGGAAAAGTTGGACGACTAA
- a CDS encoding DUF6612 family protein has product MVFKNKKIIIGLIGIFVLLLAGCSNNKSTTKKENTLPSAKTILTKAQKTKFDSMHTTWNETENGQTIQKAEAQYVKDPTVIYANVATASNHYKMWIEGKNNYIQMKGTSSSHWFKTKLGKSSSYAVLTDSLDNMLDPFVATSKSFKVKPNGNDYVLSYKGNNKKIWNAIVSDSAITALIGIDLDNVKPINNEILIDVDKSYHITDVKVVSTYKDEGTKRTFTMNADQIDQIKNLEVPANVKKGAVDLGKMSTNN; this is encoded by the coding sequence ATGGTATTCAAAAATAAAAAAATTATCATCGGCCTCATTGGCATTTTTGTCTTGCTGTTAGCAGGCTGTTCAAATAATAAATCTACTACTAAAAAAGAAAATACTTTGCCAAGTGCCAAAACGATTTTGACTAAGGCGCAAAAGACCAAGTTCGATTCGATGCATACTACTTGGAACGAAACTGAAAATGGGCAAACGATTCAAAAAGCAGAAGCTCAATACGTTAAGGATCCAACAGTCATCTACGCTAATGTGGCCACAGCTTCCAACCACTATAAGATGTGGATTGAAGGTAAAAACAACTACATCCAAATGAAAGGCACCAGTTCTAGTCACTGGTTTAAGACCAAACTAGGCAAAAGCAGTTCATATGCTGTATTAACAGACAGTTTAGACAACATGCTTGATCCATTCGTTGCTACCAGCAAGAGTTTTAAAGTTAAACCAAATGGCAACGATTATGTCCTCTCTTATAAAGGAAACAATAAGAAAATTTGGAATGCCATCGTCTCCGATTCTGCGATCACGGCTTTGATCGGCATCGATTTAGACAACGTGAAACCAATCAACAACGAAATTTTGATCGACGTTGATAAGAGCTACCACATCACTGATGTGAAGGTGGTTTCTACCTATAAAGATGAAGGCACAAAGAGAACCTTTACCATGAATGCTGATCAAATTGACCAGATCAAGAACTTAGAGGTTCCTGCCAATGTTAAAAAAGGCGCAGTCGATTTAGGAAAAATGAGCACGAACAATTAA
- a CDS encoding Gfo/Idh/MocA family protein yields MKLGIIGSGMIVHDFLKTADKINNLELTAISSTVRSKDIARELANQYGIKKTYTDNEKMMVDPDVDTVYVAVPNFLHYEIAKEALEHGKNVICEKPFVESTAQAKELKQLADEKDLIILEAITNLYVENFKAIQKEIKNIAPIHIVNMNYTQYSSRYDAFLKGKIAPVFDPNKDGGALMDLNIYNIHLVAALFGLPDKVQYYANMQKGVDTSGILHLSYPDKQASLTASKDSYVTPRSFIEGEKGSICIDGSTGELNNFTVQMRGKEPKRYNLNKYDHRMTSEFNAFSEIIDNHDTVKADEAFVNTLESMQILTAARNSEE; encoded by the coding sequence ATGAAATTAGGAATTATCGGAAGTGGAATGATCGTCCACGATTTTTTGAAGACTGCTGATAAGATCAACAATCTAGAACTCACAGCAATTTCATCAACTGTCCGTAGCAAAGATATTGCCCGGGAATTAGCTAACCAATATGGCATTAAGAAAACCTACACTGATAACGAAAAAATGATGGTAGATCCAGATGTCGATACGGTTTACGTGGCTGTGCCAAACTTCTTGCACTATGAGATTGCCAAAGAAGCATTAGAGCATGGTAAAAACGTAATCTGCGAAAAGCCATTTGTCGAAAGCACGGCGCAAGCAAAAGAATTAAAGCAACTTGCCGACGAAAAAGATTTGATCATCCTTGAAGCAATCACCAACCTTTATGTAGAAAACTTCAAGGCAATTCAAAAAGAGATCAAGAATATTGCACCAATTCATATCGTGAACATGAACTACACGCAATACTCAAGCCGTTATGATGCTTTCCTTAAAGGCAAGATTGCACCAGTCTTTGATCCAAATAAAGATGGTGGTGCTTTGATGGACTTAAACATTTACAACATTCATCTTGTAGCGGCCTTGTTCGGCTTGCCTGATAAGGTGCAATATTACGCTAATATGCAAAAAGGCGTTGATACATCAGGCATCTTGCACTTGTCCTACCCTGACAAGCAAGCATCCCTCACCGCATCAAAGGATAGTTACGTAACGCCACGTTCATTCATTGAAGGTGAAAAAGGCAGTATCTGTATCGATGGTTCAACTGGCGAACTTAACAACTTTACAGTACAAATGCGAGGCAAAGAACCTAAGCGTTACAACTTGAATAAATACGACCACCGTATGACGAGCGAGTTTAATGCGTTTAGTGAGATCATCGATAATCATGATACGGTGAAAGCTGATGAAGCATTTGTGAATACGCTTGAGTCAATGCAAATTTTGACTGCTGCAAGAAATTCTGAGGAATAA
- a CDS encoding monovalent cation:proton antiporter family protein: protein MAQLSLFLVVLLALIIPIFMARFQISNVPTAVAEIIVGIIMGSSGFNLISSTHDLTFLSNLGVILLMFLSGMEIDFDLLQRKNNPKGRSQAGKMVDPLKTAVIAFSGIVVMAVALAFVLKWIGLFSEVMLAAIILMTVALGVVIATLKEKDILGRPIGQTILLTAVLGEVIPLLLLTIYASINGGNAGQLWLIILLFLAAIILLRRFKQPYLWFAKVTKSTTQLDIRLAFFLIFALVTVAETVGAENILGAFLAGMVMKLLEPSEATKDKLTSIGYGFFIPIFFIMTGVRLNLRSFLTHPSALMLLPVLVIFLLLAKLPVVLTYMRFFEKRNAFAGGFLTATTITIVLPTLQVARRLHAITSTQSDAFILAAVIVCILSPIVFNSSFVLSPEDRIKKTVTFIGANAFTVPVAHDLHDNWYSVKIYTANKVGYETYDSRVDNITLLPDLNKETLEKAGAYDCDIFVAASHTDENNADLARDAREAGVERVIARLSQVDSDIVDEFNQRDIEIFNFTNIRSALMRALIESPTVYRIITDTKNILYSVKVTNTHYTGRPLADLDFIDKITVSRIWRGDQWLAPHGWTVIEPGDVLVFSGEFKDADQVRNLLSSHDQDKKELS, encoded by the coding sequence ATGGCACAATTATCGCTATTCTTAGTCGTATTATTGGCATTAATTATTCCAATATTTATGGCTCGTTTTCAAATTAGCAATGTCCCAACCGCGGTAGCCGAAATTATCGTGGGGATTATCATGGGATCGAGTGGTTTCAACCTGATTTCTTCGACGCACGATCTGACTTTTTTGTCTAATCTGGGCGTGATCTTACTGATGTTTTTATCAGGGATGGAAATCGACTTCGATTTATTGCAAAGAAAGAATAATCCGAAGGGTAGATCACAAGCCGGAAAAATGGTTGATCCGCTGAAGACAGCCGTGATTGCCTTTAGTGGAATCGTCGTCATGGCTGTGGCCCTGGCCTTTGTTTTGAAATGGATCGGTTTGTTCAGCGAAGTTATGCTGGCTGCGATTATCTTGATGACCGTTGCTCTCGGCGTGGTGATTGCCACCTTGAAGGAAAAGGACATTTTGGGTCGGCCAATTGGCCAGACGATTTTGTTAACAGCTGTGCTTGGTGAAGTTATTCCATTGCTTTTGCTTACCATTTATGCATCAATCAACGGTGGTAACGCAGGACAATTATGGTTGATCATCTTGTTGTTCTTGGCCGCAATTATTCTTTTGCGTCGATTTAAGCAACCATATTTGTGGTTTGCCAAGGTGACGAAGTCAACGACGCAACTAGATATTCGTTTGGCATTTTTCTTAATTTTTGCACTAGTTACTGTTGCCGAAACTGTTGGGGCTGAGAACATCTTAGGTGCCTTTTTGGCTGGGATGGTCATGAAGCTGCTTGAACCAAGTGAAGCAACTAAGGATAAGTTGACCTCAATTGGTTATGGCTTTTTTATTCCTATTTTCTTCATTATGACAGGGGTAAGATTGAATTTGCGTTCATTCTTGACCCATCCCTCAGCCTTAATGCTTTTGCCAGTCTTGGTTATTTTCTTATTGCTCGCCAAGTTGCCGGTTGTTTTAACCTACATGAGATTCTTTGAAAAGCGCAATGCTTTTGCCGGCGGCTTCTTAACTGCTACAACCATTACGATTGTTTTGCCAACCTTGCAAGTTGCGAGAAGATTGCACGCCATTACTTCAACACAATCCGATGCCTTTATTTTGGCCGCAGTTATCGTATGTATTTTGAGTCCGATCGTCTTTAACTCGAGTTTCGTTTTGTCACCGGAAGACAGAATCAAGAAGACCGTTACCTTTATTGGGGCCAACGCCTTCACGGTGCCGGTTGCCCACGACTTGCACGATAATTGGTACTCAGTCAAGATTTATACTGCTAACAAAGTCGGCTACGAAACTTATGATAGCCGCGTTGATAATATTACCTTGTTGCCTGATTTGAATAAGGAGACCTTGGAGAAGGCCGGCGCATATGATTGTGATATCTTTGTGGCTGCCAGTCACACGGATGAGAACAATGCCGACTTGGCAAGGGATGCTAGAGAAGCTGGAGTAGAGCGTGTAATTGCACGACTCAGTCAGGTTGATAGCGATATTGTTGACGAATTTAACCAAAGAGATATTGAAATTTTTAACTTTACCAATATTCGTTCTGCCTTGATGCGTGCGTTGATTGAATCGCCAACCGTTTACCGGATTATTACGGATACGAAGAATATTCTTTACTCAGTTAAGGTTACGAATACGCATTACACTGGGCGTCCTTTGGCCGATTTGGACTTTATCGACAAGATTACGGTCAGTCGAATTTGGCGTGGAGATCAGTGGCTGGCTCCGCACGGCTGGACTGTGATTGAGCCGGGGGATGTTTTGGTCTTCTCTGGTGAATTCAAGGATGCTGATCAGGTACGGAATTTGTTAAGTAGTCATGATCAAGATAAGAAGGAACTATCATAA
- a CDS encoding SLAP domain-containing protein: MKLKKLTIAFIAAISLIDTFSFNNEETQAASINTEAKKYKYSGVTYLYKMLKLEGIKYNKFPGVEYQNGKPEGIVVHETDDPGATAHDEAIYFNREWQNIQAYVHAFVDSKQVIQMRSPDMGTWGAGQQANNRFIQVELCEEDSRDAFIKSINNDAIYIAKLLHRYDLQPDNACDDGQGTIWSHHAVSNFLGGTDHVDPDGYFEKWGYSMDQFYSLIKYYYDLQKKNTQSQSNLKDKDKDPNKTKEEIPVVQGAVTLGHDAYIYDAKGKNTKKLKYAGSPVVVMGYKMINGKKYYQIGKDQYVVASNIDATPKTVNKDTYLRTRTGEIEKQNKVKKGSRVLVYGSKITIKGQKYYALNATQYVLASDVN, encoded by the coding sequence GTGAAGCTAAAGAAATTAACGATCGCATTTATTGCGGCCATCAGTTTAATCGATACGTTTAGTTTTAATAATGAAGAAACTCAAGCGGCATCGATTAACACTGAAGCTAAGAAATATAAGTACAGCGGTGTTACTTATTTATACAAGATGCTCAAACTTGAGGGTATCAAGTACAACAAATTCCCTGGCGTTGAATACCAAAATGGTAAACCAGAGGGAATTGTCGTTCACGAAACCGATGACCCTGGTGCCACTGCCCACGATGAAGCAATTTACTTCAACCGTGAATGGCAGAACATCCAGGCCTATGTTCATGCTTTCGTCGACAGTAAGCAAGTAATTCAGATGCGCTCACCCGACATGGGTACCTGGGGTGCGGGTCAGCAGGCGAACAACCGATTTATTCAAGTTGAATTGTGTGAAGAAGATAGTAGGGATGCATTTATTAAGTCAATTAATAATGATGCGATCTACATTGCTAAGCTTTTACACCGTTACGATTTGCAGCCGGACAATGCCTGCGATGATGGTCAAGGTACGATTTGGTCGCACCACGCCGTCAGCAACTTCCTTGGTGGCACTGACCACGTTGACCCCGATGGCTATTTTGAAAAATGGGGCTACAGCATGGATCAATTTTATTCATTGATTAAGTATTACTACGACTTGCAAAAGAAGAATACTCAATCTCAATCTAACTTGAAGGACAAGGATAAGGATCCAAACAAGACTAAGGAAGAAATTCCAGTTGTTCAAGGTGCTGTAACTTTAGGTCACGATGCCTACATCTATGATGCTAAGGGCAAGAACACCAAGAAGCTCAAGTACGCCGGCAGTCCTGTTGTGGTCATGGGTTACAAGATGATCAATGGCAAGAAGTACTACCAGATTGGCAAGGACCAATACGTAGTTGCTTCAAACATCGACGCAACGCCTAAAACCGTGAACAAGGATACTTACTTACGTACTCGCACTGGTGAGATCGAAAAGCAAAACAAGGTCAAGAAGGGCAGCCGAGTATTAGTCTACGGCAGCAAGATTACTATTAAAGGTCAAAAGTACTATGCACTGAATGCTACACAATATGTTTTAGCAAGTGACGTAAATTAA
- a CDS encoding glucosaminidase domain-containing protein — MKKRLLTSIASAVMLTSVATPVVSNAINIVHSQKVSAATTDEQAEFLNKAAKQAVRAAKKYGTYPSVMIAQAIVESGWGQSGLAVNANNLFGMKADDSWTGATYTSKTREEDKNGKSYYVTAKFRKYNTLEESFEDNGQKLREGVSWQPLRYKGAWIENADNYAQATKALTGTYATDTQYDSALNSRITAHNLSKYDPVVTKTAKVYTVEKGGSVYNWPTDHSVASPVGSVKQGEKVTVTKTITYNNGSSRMYIDGKGWINGSALGKGKKSSSSEPITQAPKGVTKIQKNLMHNAYVYDKNGKKLAGKMFKVNDEEGAKLINTYGTKTIKGKSYYRIGENEYIAAGNIDGTLKFLKRNSYVYNQYGNRDNNLKRKKNEQVATYGSAVTINGAKYYRVGIRQYIKKSNFM; from the coding sequence ATGAAGAAGAGACTTTTGACCAGCATTGCTAGCGCAGTTATGTTGACTTCAGTAGCTACGCCAGTTGTAAGCAATGCTATAAATATTGTTCATAGCCAAAAAGTTTCCGCAGCAACAACCGATGAACAAGCAGAATTTTTGAATAAGGCCGCCAAGCAAGCAGTAAGAGCTGCTAAGAAGTACGGTACTTATCCATCAGTCATGATTGCTCAAGCCATCGTTGAAAGCGGCTGGGGCCAATCAGGATTGGCAGTTAATGCGAACAATCTTTTTGGTATGAAGGCTGATGATAGTTGGACTGGTGCCACTTATACCTCTAAGACGCGTGAAGAAGATAAGAACGGCAAGAGTTACTACGTCACCGCTAAATTTAGAAAATACAATACATTGGAAGAATCATTCGAAGACAACGGACAAAAGTTGCGTGAAGGTGTGTCCTGGCAACCACTTCGCTACAAGGGTGCCTGGATCGAAAACGCCGATAACTATGCTCAAGCTACCAAGGCTTTGACCGGTACTTACGCAACCGATACCCAATATGATTCCGCACTTAACTCAAGAATCACCGCTCACAATTTGAGCAAGTATGATCCAGTTGTCACTAAGACTGCTAAGGTTTACACCGTCGAAAAGGGCGGCTCAGTCTACAACTGGCCAACCGACCACTCAGTTGCTAGTCCAGTCGGCTCAGTTAAGCAAGGCGAAAAGGTTACTGTGACCAAGACCATTACCTATAATAATGGCTCATCCAGAATGTATATCGACGGCAAGGGCTGGATCAACGGCAGTGCTCTTGGCAAGGGCAAGAAGAGCAGTAGCAGTGAACCAATCACTCAAGCTCCAAAGGGTGTAACCAAGATCCAAAAGAACTTGATGCACAATGCCTACGTATATGACAAGAACGGCAAGAAGCTCGCTGGCAAGATGTTCAAGGTTAACGACGAAGAAGGCGCTAAGTTAATCAACACTTACGGCACCAAGACCATCAAGGGCAAGAGCTACTACCGTATTGGCGAAAATGAATACATCGCAGCCGGCAACATCGACGGTACCCTTAAGTTCTTGAAGCGTAATTCTTACGTTTACAACCAATATGGCAACCGCGACAACAACTTGAAGCGCAAGAAGAACGAACAAGTTGCTACCTACGGTAGCGCCGTAACTATTAACGGTGCCAAGTACTACAGAGTTGGTATCCGTCAATACATCAAGAAATCTAACTTCATGTAA